Proteins encoded together in one Anoxybacillus flavithermus window:
- the miaA gene encoding tRNA (adenosine(37)-N6)-dimethylallyltransferase MiaA — translation MGEKVVVLIGPTAVGKTKMSIQLAKRLNGEIINGDSMQVYKGLDIGTAKIRQEETEGISHHLLDIKEPHESFSVAEFQTLARSLIKDITKRGKLPIIVGGTGLYIQSVIYDYQFSDAPSNDLYRQSLERCSPDELYEQLKQIDPLSAERIHPNNVRRVIRALEIYHCTGKTMTEWLKEQKRQLVYNVALIGLTMEREKLYARINQRVDQMIDQGLIEEVKRLYKQGLRDCQAIQAIGYKELYAYFDGMLTLKEAIEQLKQNSRRYAKRQFTWFRNQMPVQWFDMTDDTIFERRVNEILHYIEGKFHFQSNM, via the coding sequence ATGGGAGAGAAAGTCGTTGTGTTAATCGGTCCAACGGCTGTAGGGAAAACGAAAATGAGTATACAATTGGCGAAACGCTTAAACGGGGAAATTATTAATGGCGATTCGATGCAAGTATATAAAGGATTGGATATTGGAACAGCTAAAATTCGTCAAGAAGAAACGGAAGGTATTTCACATCATTTACTAGATATAAAGGAGCCGCATGAATCTTTTTCTGTGGCAGAGTTTCAGACGCTTGCCCGTTCACTTATTAAAGATATAACGAAACGAGGAAAACTTCCGATCATCGTTGGTGGTACAGGGCTATATATCCAATCTGTTATTTACGATTATCAATTTTCAGACGCCCCTTCTAACGACTTGTATCGCCAGTCACTTGAACGTTGTTCACCTGATGAGTTGTATGAACAACTGAAACAAATTGATCCCTTAAGTGCAGAACGCATTCATCCGAATAACGTTCGTCGTGTCATTCGTGCGTTAGAAATTTATCATTGTACAGGAAAAACAATGACAGAATGGCTGAAAGAGCAAAAACGTCAGCTGGTATATAACGTAGCACTTATTGGATTGACAATGGAACGAGAGAAGCTATATGCACGTATTAATCAACGAGTAGATCAAATGATTGATCAAGGGTTGATTGAAGAAGTGAAACGATTATATAAACAAGGTTTACGTGACTGTCAAGCAATTCAGGCAATCGGCTATAAAGAGTTATATGCGTATTTTGACGGAATGCTTACGCTGAAAGAGGCAATCGAACAATTGAAACAAAACTCTCGTCGCTACGCAAAGCGTCAGTTCACATGGTTCCGAAATCAAATGCCTGTTCAATGGTTTGACATGACCGATGATACAATATTTGAAAGACGAGTCAATGAAATTTTGCATTACATAGAAGGAAAGTTTCACTTTCAGTCGAATATGTAA
- the mutL gene encoding DNA mismatch repair endonuclease MutL codes for MGKIRKLDEALANKIAAGEVVERPASVVKELVENAIDAHSTIIEVELEEAGLAKIRVVDNGDGFEEEDCFLAFERHATSKIKDEADLFRIRTLGFRGEALPSIASVSHLELKTSTGEGPGTWLVLKGGELVQHGRTSSRKGTDVTVSHLFFNTPARLKYMKTIHTELGHVVDVINRLALAHPHISFRLTHNGKQLFYTNGNGDVRQVLAAIYGLDVAKKMIAIHAETLDFTIDGYVALPEVTRASRNYMTTIVNGRYIKNYSLYKAIEEGYHTLLPIGRHPITFLNVMMDPLLIDVNVHPAKLEVRFSKEAELNELVQQTIRQSFQKKTLIPEVTAPRVEKTKAEQQTFSFEHIVKESNTMSPRVTEIYRDQEKKTEERIVLEKSDERVRDQDVTLLDVESVVPSEHVTGEMEQERIPPLYPIGQMHGTYILAQNENGLYIIDQHAAQERIKYEYFREKLATVTNELQPLLIPLTLTYSSSEYVLIESYRDQLAACGVFLEPFGHNSFIVRSHPQWFPKGEELEIIEEMIKQVLTMKKVDMKQLREKAAIMMSCKQSIKANQFLRNDEIFALLESLRKTSDPFTCPHGRPIIIHFSTYELEKMFKRVM; via the coding sequence GTGGGGAAAATTCGTAAGCTTGATGAGGCGTTAGCGAATAAAATTGCGGCAGGGGAAGTTGTAGAGCGCCCGGCTTCTGTCGTGAAAGAACTTGTTGAAAATGCGATTGATGCTCATAGCACGATCATTGAAGTGGAGTTAGAAGAAGCGGGATTAGCGAAAATTCGTGTCGTTGACAATGGGGATGGTTTTGAGGAAGAAGATTGTTTTTTAGCGTTTGAACGACATGCAACGAGCAAAATTAAAGATGAGGCAGATTTGTTTCGTATTCGTACGCTCGGCTTTCGAGGAGAGGCGTTGCCTAGCATTGCTTCCGTCTCACATTTAGAACTGAAGACGAGTACCGGTGAAGGACCAGGGACGTGGCTCGTTTTAAAAGGTGGAGAACTTGTGCAGCATGGTCGGACAAGCAGTCGAAAAGGAACAGATGTTACCGTTTCTCATTTATTTTTCAATACGCCAGCGCGTCTAAAATATATGAAAACCATTCATACGGAACTTGGTCATGTTGTTGATGTGATAAATCGTCTAGCGCTTGCACATCCGCATATTTCATTTCGGTTAACACATAACGGAAAACAACTGTTTTATACGAACGGAAATGGGGATGTAAGGCAAGTATTGGCAGCGATTTACGGATTGGATGTCGCCAAAAAAATGATTGCGATTCATGCGGAGACGCTCGATTTTACAATTGACGGTTACGTTGCTTTACCTGAGGTGACGCGTGCGTCTCGGAATTATATGACGACGATCGTAAATGGACGGTATATTAAAAACTATTCGTTATATAAAGCGATTGAAGAAGGATATCATACGCTTCTCCCAATTGGACGGCATCCGATTACCTTTTTAAATGTTATGATGGATCCGCTTCTTATAGATGTGAATGTTCATCCAGCAAAATTGGAAGTGCGTTTTAGTAAAGAAGCCGAGTTAAACGAGCTTGTTCAACAAACGATTCGCCAATCATTTCAAAAAAAGACGTTAATTCCTGAGGTAACGGCACCGCGAGTAGAAAAAACGAAAGCAGAACAACAAACGTTTTCGTTTGAACATATCGTGAAAGAATCGAATACGATGTCACCTCGTGTAACGGAGATATATCGTGATCAAGAAAAGAAAACAGAAGAGCGAATCGTGTTGGAGAAAAGTGATGAACGTGTTCGTGATCAAGATGTCACACTACTTGATGTAGAATCCGTTGTTCCAAGCGAACATGTAACAGGAGAGATGGAGCAAGAACGCATTCCGCCATTATATCCGATTGGTCAAATGCATGGGACGTATATTTTAGCCCAAAATGAAAACGGGCTATATATTATTGATCAACATGCTGCTCAAGAACGAATTAAATACGAATACTTTCGTGAAAAACTAGCAACCGTTACAAATGAGTTACAGCCGTTGCTTATCCCATTGACGCTTACTTATTCATCAAGTGAGTATGTACTTATTGAAAGTTACCGTGATCAATTAGCTGCTTGTGGTGTGTTTTTAGAGCCGTTTGGTCATAACAGTTTTATTGTTCGTTCTCATCCCCAATGGTTTCCGAAAGGGGAAGAATTAGAAATTATTGAGGAAATGATTAAGCAAGTGTTAACGATGAAAAAAGTGGATATGAAGCAACTAAGAGAAAAAGCTGCCATCATGATGAGTTGCAAACAGTCGATTAAAGCGAATCAATTTTTACGTAACGATGAAATATTTGCGTTGCTCGAATCGTTGCGAAAAACGAGCGATCCGTTTACATGTCCGCACGGTCGCCCAATTATTATTCATTTTTCTACGTATGAATTAGAAAAAATGTTTAAACGCGTCATGTGA
- the mutS gene encoding DNA mismatch repair protein MutS — MAYTPMIQQYLAIKSQYKDAFLFFRLGDFYEMFFEDAIKASQELEITLTSRDGGGEERVPMCGVPYHSAAMYIERLIEKGYKVAICEQVEDPKTAKGVVRREVVQLITPGTVMEGKQLEDKANNYLASLTSFEDGTYGFAYADLTTGESRMTMLHAFEDVLNEIYSIGAKEIVVPTAYQEKWELFQERYTITISYEDETTIPLGCTSIVSHLKQEKLLVTFGRLLNYLVKTQKRHLAHLQPVELYEVDAHMKIDMYSKRNLELTETIRSKGKTGSLFWLLDETMTAMGGRLLKQWIDRPLLDREKIEQRWHFVEQLLIHYFERQELREYLRSVYDLERLAGRVAFGNVNARDLIQLKKSLKQVPFISSLLMQIQDDHVQSFAKHLDACEELVQLLEEAIEENPPLSVREGGIIKDGYNETLDRFRDASRNGKTWIAQLEAKEREVTGIKSLKIGYNRVFGYYIEVTKANLHLLPEDRYERKQTLANAERFVTKELKEKEALILEAEEKSMELEYELFVSIREQVKQYIVRLQKLAKYMSQLDVLQCFATVSEKYNYCKPQFSYDRRLVVRQGRHPVVEKVLGTNVYVPNDCYMDAEREMLLITGPNMSGKSTYMRQIALTAIMAQIGCFVPAEEAVLPIFDQVFTRIGAADDLVAGQSTFMVEMLEARHAIVHATQNSLILFDEIGRGTSTYDGMALAQAMIEYIHDRIGAKTLFSTHYHELTALEQQLPRLKNVHVSAVEENGNVIFLHQIKEGPADKSYGIHVAQLAKLPLDLIQRAEQILREFETNATPIVKENREQFEQLSMFEEQRDEGRSSASKKEKEVIKRIQSLNLLDMTPLEAMNKLYEIQKLLK, encoded by the coding sequence ATGGCTTATACACCAATGATTCAGCAATATTTAGCAATTAAATCACAATATAAAGATGCCTTTTTATTTTTTCGTCTCGGTGATTTTTATGAGATGTTTTTTGAAGATGCGATTAAAGCATCACAAGAGCTAGAAATTACGCTTACTAGTCGTGACGGGGGCGGAGAAGAACGCGTGCCGATGTGCGGTGTACCTTATCATTCAGCCGCGATGTATATTGAACGTTTGATTGAGAAAGGATATAAAGTTGCGATTTGTGAACAAGTTGAAGACCCGAAAACTGCCAAAGGGGTTGTGCGACGCGAAGTCGTTCAACTCATTACCCCTGGAACAGTTATGGAAGGGAAGCAACTGGAAGACAAAGCAAATAACTATTTAGCTTCATTGACATCATTTGAGGATGGTACGTATGGATTTGCATATGCAGATTTAACGACTGGAGAAAGTCGTATGACGATGCTCCATGCATTTGAAGATGTGCTCAATGAAATTTATTCTATTGGCGCGAAAGAAATAGTCGTTCCAACAGCGTATCAAGAAAAATGGGAATTATTTCAAGAAAGATATACTATTACCATTTCGTATGAAGATGAAACAACCATTCCGCTTGGTTGTACGTCTATTGTTTCACATTTGAAACAAGAAAAATTACTCGTGACGTTTGGGAGATTATTAAATTATTTAGTAAAAACACAGAAGCGACATTTAGCTCATTTACAGCCGGTCGAACTGTACGAAGTCGATGCACATATGAAAATCGACATGTACTCTAAACGTAATTTAGAGTTGACGGAAACAATTCGGAGTAAAGGAAAAACCGGTTCTCTTTTTTGGCTTCTGGACGAAACGATGACTGCGATGGGTGGACGTCTACTTAAGCAATGGATTGATCGTCCGTTATTAGATCGTGAAAAAATTGAACAGCGATGGCATTTTGTTGAACAACTGTTGATCCATTATTTCGAGCGTCAAGAATTACGCGAATATCTTCGCAGTGTATATGATTTGGAGCGATTAGCTGGGCGTGTGGCGTTTGGAAATGTGAACGCGCGTGATTTAATTCAATTGAAAAAGTCGTTAAAACAAGTACCTTTCATTTCCTCACTTCTTATGCAAATTCAAGATGATCACGTTCAATCATTTGCAAAACATTTAGATGCATGTGAAGAACTTGTTCAATTGTTGGAAGAAGCAATTGAGGAAAACCCACCGCTTTCCGTGAGAGAGGGTGGCATCATTAAAGATGGTTATAACGAAACGTTAGATCGCTTCCGGGATGCTAGTCGTAATGGGAAAACATGGATTGCACAGTTGGAAGCAAAAGAGAGAGAAGTAACAGGGATTAAATCATTAAAGATTGGTTACAATCGCGTATTTGGATACTATATCGAAGTAACAAAAGCGAATCTACATTTATTGCCAGAGGATCGATATGAACGTAAACAAACGTTAGCGAATGCTGAACGTTTTGTGACAAAAGAACTAAAAGAAAAAGAGGCACTAATTTTGGAAGCAGAAGAAAAAAGCATGGAACTTGAATACGAGCTGTTTGTTTCTATACGTGAACAAGTGAAACAATATATTGTTCGTCTACAAAAATTAGCGAAATACATGAGCCAATTAGATGTTTTACAATGTTTTGCTACGGTTAGTGAAAAATATAATTATTGTAAACCGCAGTTTTCTTATGATCGCCGTCTTGTCGTTCGACAAGGACGACACCCCGTTGTAGAGAAAGTGTTAGGAACAAATGTTTATGTTCCAAACGATTGTTATATGGATGCTGAACGAGAAATGTTGCTTATTACAGGTCCGAATATGTCTGGAAAAAGCACATATATGCGTCAAATCGCATTAACGGCGATCATGGCACAAATTGGTTGTTTTGTCCCGGCGGAAGAAGCGGTATTACCGATCTTTGATCAAGTATTTACGCGCATTGGAGCGGCTGACGATTTAGTTGCCGGGCAAAGTACGTTTATGGTAGAAATGCTTGAGGCGCGTCATGCGATCGTTCACGCAACACAAAACAGCCTCATCTTGTTTGATGAAATTGGTCGCGGAACATCCACATACGATGGGATGGCGCTTGCGCAAGCGATGATTGAGTATATTCATGATCGTATCGGCGCTAAAACGCTATTTAGTACCCACTATCATGAATTAACAGCGCTTGAACAACAATTGCCGCGTTTAAAAAATGTGCATGTGAGTGCAGTTGAAGAAAACGGTAACGTTATCTTTTTGCATCAAATTAAAGAAGGTCCAGCGGATAAAAGTTACGGCATTCATGTCGCGCAATTAGCGAAGCTGCCGTTAGACTTAATTCAGCGGGCGGAGCAAATTTTGCGGGAATTTGAGACAAATGCAACACCGATCGTTAAAGAAAATAGAGAGCAGTTTGAGCAGTTAAGCATGTTTGAAGAACAACGCGACGAAGGGCGCTCAAGTGCATCGAAAAAAGAAAAAGAAGTGATCAAGCGTATCCAATCTCTTAATTTACTTGATATGACACCGTTAGAAGCAATGAATAAATTATACGAAATTCAAAAATTATTAAAGTGA
- a CDS encoding ISLre2 family transposase — translation MQDYITNGLTLKEIEQSLFRHMQKQYGHLLQQVLEEIDRTLAEQRDKKRYALKDKRTIRLQTLFGEVEVKRNYYFDREKKVYTSLLDVFLQFDGAHGVSPLLEETAIHLAVTGSSYRQAAQSLEKLVGYACMSHETIRQSIIEAEVEGHRAMEKKGRVFFIEADGLYVKRQRSRIKGKEEKIITIHQGWEKNGKRVSLVNRRYMVHQTNEPIWEAVENFLMKEYSYDPFEDWVVINGDGAPWITACREYFGDRGYFQLDRFHVAREIRQLFRGHARYRVIRKKLASWDEEGVLRELTSAIGTLEHEEKEKQLEALVRRIEEMPGCLRDYRVWLKEKGIDTTNMRAMGSAEGTMHVFAKRSKNGRSWRDAGIEAMLRAIVAIKDTLLIRTRDGVMYGVEEREETKRETIVKKALKRVQTQMTEVVRDNIPYLRQSSGTPIYEALQALKGF, via the coding sequence ATGCAGGATTATATCACAAACGGCTTGACATTAAAAGAGATCGAACAGTCTTTATTTAGACATATGCAAAAACAATATGGTCATCTCCTTCAACAGGTGTTGGAGGAGATCGACCGCACATTGGCAGAACAGCGGGACAAGAAACGATATGCGCTCAAAGATAAGCGGACGATCCGACTCCAAACGCTATTTGGAGAGGTGGAAGTGAAGCGAAACTACTACTTTGACCGTGAAAAAAAGGTGTATACGTCTTTACTCGATGTCTTTCTCCAGTTCGATGGGGCGCATGGAGTGAGTCCGCTATTAGAGGAGACAGCGATTCATCTCGCCGTGACGGGTTCTTCGTATCGACAGGCTGCGCAGTCGCTTGAAAAGCTGGTGGGGTATGCATGTATGAGTCACGAAACGATTCGCCAGTCCATCATCGAGGCAGAGGTGGAAGGGCACCGTGCGATGGAGAAAAAAGGGCGCGTGTTTTTTATCGAAGCAGACGGGTTGTACGTGAAACGTCAACGAAGCCGCATCAAAGGAAAAGAAGAAAAGATCATCACGATTCACCAAGGATGGGAGAAAAACGGGAAACGCGTATCCTTAGTGAATCGACGGTATATGGTTCATCAAACGAATGAACCGATTTGGGAAGCTGTAGAGAATTTTCTGATGAAGGAATACAGCTATGATCCGTTTGAGGATTGGGTGGTCATCAATGGAGATGGAGCCCCATGGATTACAGCGTGTCGAGAATATTTCGGGGACAGGGGGTACTTTCAGCTTGATCGGTTCCATGTGGCAAGAGAGATTCGTCAATTGTTCCGAGGTCATGCGAGATATCGGGTGATTCGAAAGAAGTTAGCATCATGGGATGAAGAAGGTGTGTTACGAGAACTCACAAGTGCCATCGGTACGTTAGAACATGAGGAGAAGGAAAAGCAACTCGAGGCGCTTGTTCGTCGAATCGAGGAGATGCCAGGATGTTTGCGTGACTATCGCGTATGGTTGAAGGAAAAAGGGATTGACACGACAAACATGAGGGCGATGGGGAGTGCGGAAGGAACGATGCATGTGTTTGCGAAACGAAGTAAAAACGGTCGAAGTTGGAGGGATGCAGGGATTGAAGCGATGTTGCGAGCGATCGTCGCGATAAAAGATACGTTACTCATTCGGACACGCGATGGAGTGATGTATGGCGTGGAAGAACGAGAAGAAACGAAACGAGAAACGATCGTGAAAAAGGCACTGAAGCGCGTGCAAACGCAAATGACAGAAGTGGTACGAGATAACATCCCATACCTTCGCCAATCTTCAGGGACACCGATTTACGAGGCATTGCAAGCATTGAAAGGTTTTTAA
- a CDS encoding outer spore coat protein CotE yields the protein MSQYREIITKAVVGKGRKFTQSTHTVSAQHRPTSVLGCWIINHRYEAKKVDRSVEIHGKYDVNVWYSYNDNTKTEVLTETVSYTDVIPLKYRNEELISEEQEVIARVVQQPNCLECTIASTGNKVTVEVEREFIAEVIGETKVRIAVVDTSSEEVDEDIEAELEQLDEELLQEGSNKN from the coding sequence ATGTCCCAATACAGGGAAATTATTACAAAGGCAGTTGTTGGAAAAGGGAGAAAGTTTACGCAATCGACGCATACCGTTTCCGCGCAACATCGTCCAACGAGCGTGCTCGGTTGTTGGATTATTAATCATCGGTACGAAGCGAAAAAAGTGGATCGTAGTGTTGAAATTCATGGGAAGTATGATGTGAATGTTTGGTATTCGTACAACGATAATACAAAAACGGAAGTGCTCACAGAAACGGTATCTTATACCGATGTCATTCCGTTGAAGTATCGTAACGAAGAACTCATTAGCGAAGAACAAGAAGTGATTGCACGTGTTGTTCAGCAACCAAATTGTTTAGAATGTACGATTGCTTCAACTGGAAACAAGGTAACTGTGGAAGTAGAGCGAGAGTTCATCGCTGAGGTCATCGGGGAAACAAAAGTACGGATTGCGGTTGTTGATACATCATCTGAAGAAGTCGATGAGGATATTGAAGCTGAATTAGAACAGTTGGATGAAGAGCTTCTTCAAGAAGGAAGCAATAAAAACTAG
- a CDS encoding RicAFT regulatory complex protein RicA family protein, producing the protein MAKYTKDDIVQKAKELAKMIAETEEVEIFKQAEAKIHENEKVRTMIAKIKSLQKQAVNLQHYGKVEALKKVEAEIDEIYEQLSDIPIVEQFKQSQVEINDLLQLVASTISKTVTDEIITSTGGDVLRGETGAQMKHSHCGHCH; encoded by the coding sequence GTGGCGAAATATACAAAGGATGACATCGTCCAAAAAGCAAAAGAATTAGCTAAAATGATTGCTGAAACGGAAGAAGTAGAGATTTTTAAACAAGCAGAAGCCAAAATTCATGAAAATGAAAAAGTACGCACGATGATTGCTAAAATTAAATCGTTACAAAAACAAGCTGTAAACTTGCAACATTACGGAAAAGTTGAAGCGTTAAAAAAAGTAGAAGCAGAAATTGATGAAATTTACGAACAGCTATCAGACATTCCGATTGTAGAACAATTTAAACAATCGCAAGTAGAAATTAATGATTTGTTGCAGCTCGTTGCATCCACGATTTCAAAGACGGTGACAGATGAAATTATTACATCGACAGGTGGCGATGTGTTACGAGGAGAAACGGGTGCCCAAATGAAACATAGCCATTGCGGCCATTGCCATTAA